From a single Salvelinus sp. IW2-2015 linkage group LG22, ASM291031v2, whole genome shotgun sequence genomic region:
- the yif1b gene encoding protein YIF1B isoform X2, whose product MRNTSKDGTDPSQLFDDTSTXSGVQPAGFPGQGVGAMGYPGQTLLSDPMSNMAMAYGSSLASQGKDLVDKNLDRFLPISKLKYYFAVDTVYVGKKLGLLVFPYMHQNWEVSYQQDTPVAPRFDINAPDLYIPAMGFITYILVSGLALGTQNRFTPEILGMQASSALVWLIMEVLAVLLSLYLVTVNTDLTTIDLVAFSGYKYVGMIVGVVAGLLFGRTGYYLTLLWCCISIFIFMIRTLRLKLLSEAAAQGVLVHGARNQLRMYLTMSIAAAQPIFMYWLTYHLVG is encoded by the exons ATGAGGAACACGTCAAAGGACGGGACAGATCCCAGCCAGCTGTTTGACGACACCAGCACAGYGTCGGGGGTGCAGCCCGCTGGGTTCCCGGGCCAGGGTGTTGGGGCGATGGGCTACCCTGGCCAGACCCTCCTCTCAGACCCCATGTCCAACATGGCCATGGCGTACGGAAGCAGCCTGGCCAGCCAGGGCAAAGACTTGGTAGACAAAAAT CTGGATCGTTTCCTCCCCATCTCCAAACTGAAGTATTACTTTGCTGTGGACACAGTTTACGTGGGCAAGAAACTCGGACTGCTAGTCTTCCCCTACATGCACCAG aaCTGGGAAGTGAGCTACCAACAGGACACCCCAGTGGCTCCACGCTTTGATATCAACGCTCCTGACTTGTACATTCCAG CAATGGGTTTCATCACATACATCCTGGTGTCTGGGTTAGCACTTGGAACACAGAACAG GTTTACCCCTGAGATCCTGGGCATGCAGGCCAGCTCGGCCCTGGTGTGGCTCATCATGGAGGTGCTGGCTGTCCTCCTCAGTCTCTACCTGGTCACAGTCAACACAGACCTCACCACCATCGACCTTGTGGCCTTCTCCGGATACAAATATGTGGG gatgaTTGTAGGGGTYGTGGCAGGGTTACTATTTGGTCGAACGGGTTATTACCTAACACTGCTATGGTGCTGTATATCCATCTTCATCTTCATG ATCCGCACATTGAGACTAAAGCTCCTGTCTGAGGCAGCAGCCCAAGGCGTGTTGGTCCACGGGGCCAGGAACCAGCTGAGGATGTACCTGACCATGTCCATTGCAGCCGCCCAGCCCATATTCATGTACTGGTTGACCTATCACCTGGTCGGGTAA
- the yif1b gene encoding protein YIF1B isoform X1 produces the protein MDMDYTATQSGFTQYPKLRMRNTSKDGTDPSQLFDDTSTXSGVQPAGFPGQGVGAMGYPGQTLLSDPMSNMAMAYGSSLASQGKDLVDKNLDRFLPISKLKYYFAVDTVYVGKKLGLLVFPYMHQNWEVSYQQDTPVAPRFDINAPDLYIPAMGFITYILVSGLALGTQNRFTPEILGMQASSALVWLIMEVLAVLLSLYLVTVNTDLTTIDLVAFSGYKYVGMIVGVVAGLLFGRTGYYLTLLWCCISIFIFMIRTLRLKLLSEAAAQGVLVHGARNQLRMYLTMSIAAAQPIFMYWLTYHLVG, from the exons ATCCCAAATTGAGGATGAGGAACACGTCAAAGGACGGGACAGATCCCAGCCAGCTGTTTGACGACACCAGCACAGYGTCGGGGGTGCAGCCCGCTGGGTTCCCGGGCCAGGGTGTTGGGGCGATGGGCTACCCTGGCCAGACCCTCCTCTCAGACCCCATGTCCAACATGGCCATGGCGTACGGAAGCAGCCTGGCCAGCCAGGGCAAAGACTTGGTAGACAAAAAT CTGGATCGTTTCCTCCCCATCTCCAAACTGAAGTATTACTTTGCTGTGGACACAGTTTACGTGGGCAAGAAACTCGGACTGCTAGTCTTCCCCTACATGCACCAG aaCTGGGAAGTGAGCTACCAACAGGACACCCCAGTGGCTCCACGCTTTGATATCAACGCTCCTGACTTGTACATTCCAG CAATGGGTTTCATCACATACATCCTGGTGTCTGGGTTAGCACTTGGAACACAGAACAG GTTTACCCCTGAGATCCTGGGCATGCAGGCCAGCTCGGCCCTGGTGTGGCTCATCATGGAGGTGCTGGCTGTCCTCCTCAGTCTCTACCTGGTCACAGTCAACACAGACCTCACCACCATCGACCTTGTGGCCTTCTCCGGATACAAATATGTGGG gatgaTTGTAGGGGTYGTGGCAGGGTTACTATTTGGTCGAACGGGTTATTACCTAACACTGCTATGGTGCTGTATATCCATCTTCATCTTCATG ATCCGCACATTGAGACTAAAGCTCCTGTCTGAGGCAGCAGCCCAAGGCGTGTTGGTCCACGGGGCCAGGAACCAGCTGAGGATGTACCTGACCATGTCCATTGCAGCCGCCCAGCCCATATTCATGTACTGGTTGACCTATCACCTGGTCGGGTAA